The following proteins are encoded in a genomic region of Chaetodon auriga isolate fChaAug3 chromosome 8, fChaAug3.hap1, whole genome shotgun sequence:
- the LOC143325194 gene encoding trypsin-1-like produces MRSLVFLLLIGAAFATEDDKIVGGYECARHSQPHQVSLNVGYHTCGGSLVSEYWVVSAAHCYRSRFEVRLGEHNIGIRENTEQFISSSRVIRHPSYSNYGYDFDIMLIKLSRPAVLNQYVQPVALPTSCAPAGTMCLVSGWGDTMSSTADGDKLQCLEIPILSQSVCRESYPGMITDDMFCAGYLEGGKDSCQGDSGGPVICNGQLQGVVSWGYGCAERNHPGVYAKVCFFSDWLESTMASN; encoded by the exons ATGAGGTCTCTGGTCTTCCTTCTGCTCATCGGAGCTGCTT tcgcCACCGAGGACGACAAGATCGTCGGAGGGTATGAGTGCGCACGCCACTCCCAGCCCCACCAGGTGTCTCTGAATGTTGGCTACCACACGTGTGGTGGTTCCCTGGTCAGCGAGTACTGGgttgtgtctgctgctcactgctacCGGTC cCGTTTTGAGGTGCGTCTTGGAGAGCACAACATCGGGATCAGAGAGAACACCGAGCAGTTCATCAGCTCCTCCCGTGTCATCCGCCACCCATCCTACAGTAACTACGGCTATGACTTTGACATCATGTTGATCAAGCTGAGCCGGCCCGCCGTCTTGAACCAGTACGTGCAGCCTGTGGCTCTGCCCACCAGCTGCGCTCCTGCTGGCACCATGTGCTTAGTCTCTGGCTGGGGCGACACCATGAGCTCCA CTGCTGATGGTGACAAGCTGCAGTGTCTGGAGATCCCCATCCTGTCTCAGAGCGTCTGTAGAGAGTCCTACCCTGGCATGATCACTGACGACATGTTCTGTGCTGGATACCTGGAGGGAGGCAAGGACTCTTGCCAG gGTGACTCTGGTGGCCCCGTCATCTGCAACGGTCAACTGCAGGGTGTTGTGTCCTGGGGCTACGGATGTGCTGAGAGGAACCACCCTGGTGTCTACGCCAAG GTCTGCTTCTTTAGCGACTGGCTGGAGAGCACCATGGCCAGCAATTAA
- the LOC143325190 gene encoding trypsin-1-like, which produces MRSLVFLLLIGAAFATEDDKIVGGYECARHSQPHQVSLNAGYHFCGGSLVNENWVVSAAHCYKSRVEVRLGEHNIRVNENTEQFIRSSRVIRHPRYSSYNINNDIMLIKLSEPAVFNQYVQPVALPTHCASAGTMCTVSGWGDTMSSTADGDKLQCLEIPILSERDCDKSYPGMITDAMFCAGYLEGGKDSCQGDSGGPVVCNGELQGVVSWGYGCAERNHPGVYAKVCLFTDWLQSTMESN; this is translated from the exons ATGAGGTCTCTGGTCTTCCTTCTGCTCATTGGAGCTGCTT tcgcCACCGAGGACGACAAGATCGTCGGAGGGTATGAGTGCGCACGCCACTCCCAGCCCCACCAGGTGTCTCTGAATGCTGGGTACCACTTCTGTGGTGGCTCCCTGGTCAATGAGAACTGGgttgtgtctgctgctcactgctacAAGTC CCGTGTTGAGGTGCGTCTTGGAGAGCACAACATCAGGGTCAACGAGAACACCGAGCAGTTCATCCGCTCCTCCCGTGTCATCCGCCACCCAAGATACAGCTCCTACAACATCAACAATGACATCATGTTGATCAAGCTGAGCGAGCCCGCCGTCTTCAACCAGTATGTGCAGCCTGTGGCTCTGCCCACTCACTGTGCTTCTGCTGGAACCATGTGCACAGTCTCTGGATGGGGCGACACCATGAGCTCCA CTGCTGATGGTGACAAGCTGCAGTGTCTGGAGATCCCCATCCTGTCTGAGAGAGACTGTGATAAGTCCTACCCCGGCATGATCACCGACGCCATGTTCTGTGCTGGATACCTGGAGGGAGGCAAGGACTCTTGCCAG gGTGACTCTGGTGGCCCCGTTGTGTGTAACGGTGAGCTGCAGGGTGTTGTGTCCTGGGGCTACGGATGTGCTGAGAGGAACCACCCCGGTGTCTACGCCAAG GTCTGCCTCTTCACTGACTGGCTGCAGAGCACCATGGAAAGCAATTAA
- the LOC143325189 gene encoding trypsin-1 isoform X2, producing the protein MRSLVFLLLIGAAFATEDDKIVGGYECARHSQPHQVSLNAGYHFCGGSLVNENWVVSAAHCYKSRVEVRLGEHNIRVNENTEQFISSSRVIRHPRYNAYNINNDIMLIKLSEPAVFNQYVQPVALPTSCAPAGTMCTVSGWGNTMSSSDNKLQCLEIPILSERDCKNSYPGKITDAMFCAGYLEGGRDSCQGDSGGPVICNGELQGVVSWGYGCAERNLPGVYAKVCVFTDWLQSTMESN; encoded by the exons ATGAGGTCTCTGGTCTTCCTTCTGCTCATCGGAGCTGCTT tcgcCACCGAGGACGACAAGATCGTCGGAGGGTATGAGTGCGCACGCCACTCCCAGCCCCACCAGGTGTCTCTGAATGCTGGGTACCACTTCTGTGGTGGCTCCCTGGTCAATGAGAACTGGgttgtgtctgctgctcactgctacAAGTC CCGTGTTGAGGTGCGTCTTGGAGAGCACAACATCAGGGTCAACGAGAACACCGAGCAGTTCATCAGCTCCTCCCGTGTCATCCGCCACCCAAGATACAACGCCTACAACATCAACAATGACATCATGTTGATCAAGCTGAGCGAGCCCGCCGTCTTCAACCAGTATGTGCAGCCTGTGGCTCTGCCCACCAGCTGCGCTCCTGCTGGCACCATGTGCACAGTCTCTGGATGGGGCAACACCATGAGCTCCAGTGA CAACAAGCTGCAGTGTCTGGAGATCCCCATCCTGTCTGAGAGAGACTGTAAGAACTCCTACCCCGGCAAGATCACCGACGCCATGTTCTGCGCTGGTTAcctggagggaggcagggacTCTTGCCAG gGTGACTCTGGTGGCCCCGTCATCTGCAACGGTGAGCTGCAGGGTGTTGTGTCCTGGGGCTACGGATGTGCTGAGAGGAACCTGCCCGGTGTCTACGCCAAG GTCTGCGTCTTCACCGACTGGCTGCAGAGCACCATGGAAAGCAATTAA
- the LOC143325189 gene encoding trypsin-1 isoform X1, translating into MRSLVFLLLIGAAFATEDDKIVGGYECARHSQPHQVSLNAGYHFCGGSLVNENWVVSAAHCYKSRVEVRLGEHNIRVNENTEQFISSSRVIRHPRYNAYNINNDIMLIKLSEPAVFNQYVQPVALPTSCAPAGTMCTVSGWGNTMSSSVDSNKLQCLEIPILSERDCKNSYPGKITDAMFCAGYLEGGRDSCQGDSGGPVICNGELQGVVSWGYGCAERNLPGVYAKVCVFTDWLQSTMESN; encoded by the exons ATGAGGTCTCTGGTCTTCCTTCTGCTCATCGGAGCTGCTT tcgcCACCGAGGACGACAAGATCGTCGGAGGGTATGAGTGCGCACGCCACTCCCAGCCCCACCAGGTGTCTCTGAATGCTGGGTACCACTTCTGTGGTGGCTCCCTGGTCAATGAGAACTGGgttgtgtctgctgctcactgctacAAGTC CCGTGTTGAGGTGCGTCTTGGAGAGCACAACATCAGGGTCAACGAGAACACCGAGCAGTTCATCAGCTCCTCCCGTGTCATCCGCCACCCAAGATACAACGCCTACAACATCAACAATGACATCATGTTGATCAAGCTGAGCGAGCCCGCCGTCTTCAACCAGTATGTGCAGCCTGTGGCTCTGCCCACCAGCTGCGCTCCTGCTGGCACCATGTGCACAGTCTCTGGATGGGGCAACACCATGAGCTCCA GTGTTGACAGCAACAAGCTGCAGTGTCTGGAGATCCCCATCCTGTCTGAGAGAGACTGTAAGAACTCCTACCCCGGCAAGATCACCGACGCCATGTTCTGCGCTGGTTAcctggagggaggcagggacTCTTGCCAG gGTGACTCTGGTGGCCCCGTCATCTGCAACGGTGAGCTGCAGGGTGTTGTGTCCTGGGGCTACGGATGTGCTGAGAGGAACCTGCCCGGTGTCTACGCCAAG GTCTGCGTCTTCACCGACTGGCTGCAGAGCACCATGGAAAGCAATTAA
- the LOC143325187 gene encoding trypsin-1-like isoform X3, whose amino-acid sequence MRSLVFLLLIGAACKLDDKIVGGYECARHSQPHQVSLNAGYHFCGGSLVNENWVVSAAHCYNRVEVRLGEHNIRVNENTEQFIRSSRVIRHPRYSSYNINNDIMLIKLSEPAVFNQYVQPVALPTSCAPAGTMCTVSGWGDTMSSSVDSNKLQCLEIPILSERDCKNSYPGKITDAMFCAGYLEGGRDSCQGDSGGPVICNGELQGVVSWGYGCAERNLPGVYAKVCVFTDWLQSTMESN is encoded by the exons ATGAGGTCTCTGGTCTTCCTTCTGCTCATCGGAGCTGCTTGTAAGCTt GACGACAAGATCGTCGGAGGGTATGAGTGCGCACGCCACTCCCAGCCCCACCAGGTGTCTCTGAATGCTGGGTACCACTTCTGTGGTGGCTCCCTGGTCAATGAGAACTGGgttgtgtctgctgctcactgctacAA CCGTGTTGAGGTGCGTCTTGGAGAGCACAACATCAGGGTCAACGAGAACACTGAGCAGTTCATCCGCTCCTCCCGTGTCATCCGCCACCCAAGATACAGCTCCTACAACATCAACAATGACATCATGTTGATCAAGCTGAGCGAGCCCGCCGTCTTCAACCAGTACGTGCAGCCTGTGGCTCTGCCCACCAGCTGCGCTCCTGCTGGCACCATGTGCACAGTCTCTGGATGGGGCGACACCATGAGCTCCA GTGTTGACAGCAACAAGCTGCAGTGTCTGGAGATCCCCATCCTGTCTGAGAGAGACTGTAAGAACTCCTACCCCGGCAAGATCACCGACGCCATGTTCTGTGCTGGTTAcctggagggaggcagggacTCTTGCCAG gGTGACTCTGGTGGCCCCGTCATCTGCAACGGTGAGCTGCAGGGTGTTGTGTCCTGGGGCTACGGATGTGCTGAGAGGAACCTGCCCGGTGTCTACGCCAAG GTCTGCGTCTTCACCGACTGGCTGCAGAGCACCATGGAAAGCAATTAA
- the LOC143325187 gene encoding trypsin-1-like isoform X2 has product MRSLVFLLLIGAAFATEDDKIVGGYECARHSQPHQVSLNAGYHFCGGSLVNENWVVSAAHCYKSRVEVRLGEHNIRVNENTEQFIRSSRVIRHPRYSSYNINNDIMLIKLSEPAVFNQYVQPVALPTSCAPAGTMCTVSGWGDTMSSSDNKLQCLEIPILSERDCKNSYPGKITDAMFCAGYLEGGRDSCQGDSGGPVICNGELQGVVSWGYGCAERNLPGVYAKVCVFTDWLQSTMESN; this is encoded by the exons ATGAGGTCTCTGGTCTTCCTTCTGCTCATCGGAGCTGCTT tcgcCACCGAGGACGACAAGATCGTCGGAGGGTATGAGTGCGCACGCCACTCCCAGCCCCACCAGGTGTCTCTGAATGCTGGGTACCACTTCTGTGGTGGCTCCCTGGTCAATGAGAACTGGgttgtgtctgctgctcactgctacAAGTC CCGTGTTGAGGTGCGTCTTGGAGAGCACAACATCAGGGTCAACGAGAACACTGAGCAGTTCATCCGCTCCTCCCGTGTCATCCGCCACCCAAGATACAGCTCCTACAACATCAACAATGACATCATGTTGATCAAGCTGAGCGAGCCCGCCGTCTTCAACCAGTACGTGCAGCCTGTGGCTCTGCCCACCAGCTGCGCTCCTGCTGGCACCATGTGCACAGTCTCTGGATGGGGCGACACCATGAGCTCCAGTGA CAACAAGCTGCAGTGTCTGGAGATCCCCATCCTGTCTGAGAGAGACTGTAAGAACTCCTACCCCGGCAAGATCACCGACGCCATGTTCTGTGCTGGTTAcctggagggaggcagggacTCTTGCCAG gGTGACTCTGGTGGCCCCGTCATCTGCAACGGTGAGCTGCAGGGTGTTGTGTCCTGGGGCTACGGATGTGCTGAGAGGAACCTGCCCGGTGTCTACGCCAAG GTCTGCGTCTTCACCGACTGGCTGCAGAGCACCATGGAAAGCAATTAA
- the LOC143325187 gene encoding trypsin-1-like isoform X1 — translation MRSLVFLLLIGAAFATEDDKIVGGYECARHSQPHQVSLNAGYHFCGGSLVNENWVVSAAHCYKSRVEVRLGEHNIRVNENTEQFIRSSRVIRHPRYSSYNINNDIMLIKLSEPAVFNQYVQPVALPTSCAPAGTMCTVSGWGDTMSSSVDSNKLQCLEIPILSERDCKNSYPGKITDAMFCAGYLEGGRDSCQGDSGGPVICNGELQGVVSWGYGCAERNLPGVYAKVCVFTDWLQSTMESN, via the exons ATGAGGTCTCTGGTCTTCCTTCTGCTCATCGGAGCTGCTT tcgcCACCGAGGACGACAAGATCGTCGGAGGGTATGAGTGCGCACGCCACTCCCAGCCCCACCAGGTGTCTCTGAATGCTGGGTACCACTTCTGTGGTGGCTCCCTGGTCAATGAGAACTGGgttgtgtctgctgctcactgctacAAGTC CCGTGTTGAGGTGCGTCTTGGAGAGCACAACATCAGGGTCAACGAGAACACTGAGCAGTTCATCCGCTCCTCCCGTGTCATCCGCCACCCAAGATACAGCTCCTACAACATCAACAATGACATCATGTTGATCAAGCTGAGCGAGCCCGCCGTCTTCAACCAGTACGTGCAGCCTGTGGCTCTGCCCACCAGCTGCGCTCCTGCTGGCACCATGTGCACAGTCTCTGGATGGGGCGACACCATGAGCTCCA GTGTTGACAGCAACAAGCTGCAGTGTCTGGAGATCCCCATCCTGTCTGAGAGAGACTGTAAGAACTCCTACCCCGGCAAGATCACCGACGCCATGTTCTGTGCTGGTTAcctggagggaggcagggacTCTTGCCAG gGTGACTCTGGTGGCCCCGTCATCTGCAACGGTGAGCTGCAGGGTGTTGTGTCCTGGGGCTACGGATGTGCTGAGAGGAACCTGCCCGGTGTCTACGCCAAG GTCTGCGTCTTCACCGACTGGCTGCAGAGCACCATGGAAAGCAATTAA
- the mrpl17 gene encoding large ribosomal subunit protein bL17m, which yields MRLTLHMLISHGRVARKMGLGPQSRINMLRNILTGLIRHERIETTQARADEVRFYAEKLIDYAKKGDTDEKAMKMANFWLTEKDLVPKLFKVLAPRFEAQPKGYTRMARIPNKQNLDQAKMAVLEYKGNPFPPLYPVKKENELTLINQLLKGYREDRAQQLAAKA from the exons ATGCGCCTCACATTGCATATGTTGATCTCCCACGGCCGGGTGGCCCGGAAGATGGGCCTGGGTCCGCAGTCCCGAATCAACATGCTGCGGAACATTTTGACAGGACTGATCCGACATGAGAGGATAGAAACCACGCAAGCCCGAGCAGATGAAGTCCGCTTCTACGCCGAAAAG CTGATTGACTACGCCAAGAAGGGAGACACAGACGAGAAGGCAATGAAAATGGCTAATTTCTGGCTGACG GAAAAGGATCTGGTCCCAAAGCTCTTCAAGGTCCTCGCTCCACGGTTTGAGGCTCAGCCAAAAGGCTACACACGGATGGCTCGCATCCCCAACAAACAGAACCTGGACCAAGCCAAGATGGCCGTCCTGGAGTACAAAGGCAACCCCTTCCCGCCTCTCTATCCCGTGAAAAAAGAGAACGAACTCACTCTCATCAACCAGCTGCTCAAAGGctacagagaggacagagcGCAACAGTTAGCTGCAAAAGCTTAA